One genomic region from Lysobacterales bacterium encodes:
- the yfcC gene encoding putative basic amino acid antiporter YfcC — protein sequence MKASPESKGLNTLLLLFLVAAGFSLLALLVPAGQFAPGQPLSLASFSLVEPEHGLSLFSAGEGRGFLNFLFEGLTSGSRESAAIGVIALVFLIGGSFAVVQASGAIDRGLLRLIALTGSRDWLLLSVLFIAFSLGGAIFGMGEETIAFIALLLPLTDRLGLPRASAVMCTYMASQIGFATSWANPFSVLVAQGIAGLKPLSGADFRMAMWACFTAVGIAFTLRYALRHRSAQRADASDVAELIRAEPLRWADRAILLAVLATVVWIVWGVSQRQYYLPEIAAQFFTLGLVSGLICFIDRRLGANRIAEVFTDGVRSMVPVALVIAAAKGLLWLLGGTDPHVPSVLNTFLYAMAWVFDGAPPMLAALGMFGLQSGFNFFVTSGSAQAAITMPLMAGLGDLVGVTRQVSVLAFQLGDGLTNLVVPTSAVLIGATGVAGLSWAEWLRIVWRFELLLLAMAAGFVALGVLTGYH from the coding sequence TTGAAAGCCAGTCCTGAATCGAAGGGCCTCAACACCCTGCTGCTGCTGTTCCTCGTCGCCGCGGGCTTCAGCCTGCTGGCCCTGCTGGTGCCGGCGGGCCAGTTCGCGCCCGGCCAGCCGTTGTCGCTGGCCAGTTTCAGCCTGGTCGAGCCGGAGCATGGCCTCAGCCTGTTTTCGGCCGGCGAGGGGCGCGGCTTTCTCAACTTCCTGTTCGAGGGCCTCACCTCGGGGAGTCGCGAAAGCGCGGCCATCGGCGTCATCGCGCTGGTCTTCCTCATCGGCGGCAGCTTCGCCGTGGTGCAGGCCTCAGGCGCGATCGATCGCGGCCTGCTGCGTCTGATCGCGCTCACCGGCAGCCGCGACTGGCTGCTGCTCAGCGTGCTGTTCATCGCCTTTTCGCTGGGCGGCGCGATCTTCGGCATGGGTGAGGAGACCATCGCCTTCATCGCCCTGCTGCTGCCGCTGACCGACCGCCTCGGCCTGCCGCGGGCGTCGGCGGTGATGTGCACCTACATGGCCAGCCAGATCGGCTTCGCGACCTCGTGGGCCAACCCCTTCAGCGTGCTGGTGGCGCAGGGCATTGCCGGGCTCAAGCCCCTGTCCGGCGCCGACTTCCGCATGGCCATGTGGGCCTGCTTCACCGCGGTGGGCATCGCCTTCACCCTGCGCTACGCGCTGCGCCACCGCAGTGCGCAGCGGGCGGATGCCAGCGATGTCGCCGAGCTGATCCGCGCCGAGCCGCTGCGCTGGGCCGACCGCGCCATCCTGCTCGCGGTGCTGGCCACAGTGGTGTGGATCGTCTGGGGCGTGAGCCAGCGCCAGTACTACCTGCCCGAGATCGCCGCGCAGTTCTTCACCTTGGGTCTCGTCAGCGGCCTGATCTGCTTCATCGACCGGCGGCTGGGGGCGAACCGCATCGCCGAGGTCTTCACCGACGGCGTGCGCTCGATGGTGCCGGTGGCGCTCGTGATCGCCGCCGCGAAGGGCTTGCTGTGGCTGCTGGGCGGCACCGATCCGCATGTGCCTTCGGTGCTCAACACGTTTCTCTATGCGATGGCCTGGGTGTTCGACGGCGCACCGCCGATGCTGGCGGCGCTCGGCATGTTCGGCCTGCAGTCGGGCTTCAACTTTTTCGTGACCTCGGGTTCCGCGCAGGCAGCCATTACCATGCCGCTGATGGCCGGCCTGGGTGATCTGGTTGGGGTCACGCGTCAGGTGTCGGTGTTGGCCTTCCAGCTCGGCGATGGCTTGACCAACCTGGTCGTGCCGACCTCGGCCGTGCTGATTGGCGCCACCGGCGTGGCCGGGCTCAGCTGGGCCGAGTGGCTGCGCATCGTCTGGCGCTTCGAACTTCTTCTGCTGGCCATGGCGGCCGGATTTGTCGCCCTTGGCGTACTGACGGGATACCACTGA
- a CDS encoding TonB-dependent receptor, whose translation MRKLQALSAAVIAALCTLSFASPAAAQRDADETAQAEPAEKLDEILVTGTHIRGIDLQEAQPVTVIDAEDIRQFGAVTVGDLVAQLAETRGGTGTFSTANSGALQADTPAGAAAVSLRGLGTASTLTLVNGRRIAVSSFASGSENFVDVNAIPLAAIDRIEVLTTGASAIYGADAVAGVVNFILRDDFDGLRLSASVGDSEAATDELRANTNLVAGFVGERSRGMLVFDAFNRNALYDRDRAITAVEPRPSQQGVFPSFNDLADMPLDLVEAGCPDAQRFDGRPGFPASRFGAYCAVNRNAFTPTDPETQRYGLYTTYQYEIAEGAEYFTEFALQRNRSRAASAPAPWSEEEIAFNHPGMPAELRARLVAAGADPRFPIFGWGRFPDAREIEVTTRSWRWLNGLRGSAGAWDWETTATVSRSRSTQNAIAGIYGVERFRAALQGRLCASGATTCSASSGGLFYNPFGGQTGNSAQVLDLLREEVPRDGQSDLLAFDAKLSRLWGELAGGSIGWALGIEGRREDIEDRPSPLATLDPDTGEVPVYGFGSTAVQADRSQQALYAEVFLPFTSALDLRVAARYDHYSDFGGDFNPALSLRWQPHENVVLRSGWNTSFRAPSLAQVGAGTTLGSGALPCSPGSEFFQNFCGGFSGDDGYLSEIYGNPDLEAETSSAWYLGSAFSFGERTTLTLDYWNFDQKNLVDIDDLELFRRALTDPSLVSRTAELPSGRLGIGIRNGRIGGNVEQVNLQLINVGRQRTDGIDIGFEHRFDERGWGRLRLIADATWFNSFERSESCGGSDSRRGAGTCRDGQRLVERVGEFRYPEWTVNAGFAWSQGDRFARLFANYVDGYFDDDQRDGVAAGRRVGSWTTLNLTLGQDFGAHHSLSLTVRNLADRDPPIALGAATNVDLYNHDTLGRFWTLNYVYRL comes from the coding sequence ATGCGCAAGCTGCAAGCCCTGTCGGCCGCCGTCATCGCGGCCCTGTGCACTCTGTCCTTCGCTTCACCGGCCGCCGCCCAGCGCGACGCCGACGAAACCGCCCAGGCCGAGCCGGCCGAGAAGCTCGACGAGATTCTCGTCACCGGCACCCATATCCGCGGCATCGACCTGCAGGAGGCTCAGCCGGTCACCGTCATCGACGCCGAGGACATCCGCCAGTTCGGCGCGGTGACCGTGGGCGATCTGGTCGCCCAGCTGGCCGAAACCCGCGGCGGCACCGGCACCTTCAGCACCGCGAATTCCGGTGCGCTGCAGGCCGACACGCCTGCCGGCGCGGCGGCGGTCTCGCTGCGCGGACTGGGCACGGCGTCGACGCTCACCCTGGTCAACGGCCGCCGTATCGCGGTGTCATCGTTCGCCTCGGGCTCGGAGAACTTCGTCGACGTCAACGCGATTCCTTTGGCGGCCATCGACCGCATCGAGGTGCTCACCACCGGCGCTTCAGCGATCTACGGCGCCGACGCGGTGGCCGGCGTGGTGAACTTCATCCTGCGCGACGACTTCGATGGGCTGCGTCTTTCGGCGAGCGTTGGCGACTCCGAAGCCGCCACCGACGAGCTGCGCGCCAACACCAACCTAGTGGCGGGCTTTGTGGGCGAGCGCTCGCGCGGCATGCTCGTGTTCGACGCGTTCAATCGCAATGCGCTGTATGACCGCGATCGCGCCATCACCGCGGTCGAGCCGAGGCCCTCGCAGCAGGGCGTCTTTCCCAGCTTCAACGATCTTGCTGACATGCCGCTCGACCTGGTCGAAGCCGGCTGCCCGGACGCCCAGCGCTTCGACGGTCGCCCCGGCTTTCCCGCCAGCCGCTTCGGCGCCTACTGCGCGGTCAACCGCAACGCCTTCACCCCGACCGACCCAGAAACCCAGCGCTACGGCCTCTACACGACCTACCAGTACGAGATCGCCGAGGGCGCCGAGTACTTCACCGAATTCGCCCTGCAGCGCAACCGTTCGCGTGCGGCCAGTGCGCCCGCGCCCTGGAGCGAGGAGGAGATCGCCTTCAACCACCCGGGCATGCCGGCCGAGCTGCGTGCGCGGCTGGTCGCCGCCGGCGCGGATCCGCGCTTTCCGATCTTCGGCTGGGGGCGCTTTCCGGATGCGCGCGAGATCGAGGTCACCACGCGCAGCTGGCGCTGGCTGAACGGCCTGCGCGGCAGCGCTGGCGCCTGGGACTGGGAGACCACGGCGACTGTGTCGCGCAGTCGCTCGACGCAGAATGCGATTGCTGGCATCTACGGCGTCGAGCGCTTCCGTGCCGCTCTGCAGGGGCGCCTGTGCGCGAGCGGGGCGACCACCTGCAGCGCGAGCAGCGGCGGTCTGTTCTACAACCCCTTCGGCGGGCAGACCGGCAACAGCGCGCAGGTGCTCGATCTGCTGCGCGAGGAGGTGCCGCGCGACGGCCAGTCCGACCTGCTGGCCTTCGACGCCAAGCTCTCGCGGCTGTGGGGCGAGCTTGCCGGCGGCAGCATCGGCTGGGCCTTGGGTATCGAAGGTCGCCGTGAGGACATCGAGGATCGTCCTTCGCCCTTGGCGACGCTTGATCCCGACACCGGCGAGGTGCCTGTGTACGGCTTCGGTTCGACGGCGGTGCAGGCCGATCGCAGTCAGCAGGCGCTGTACGCCGAGGTCTTCCTGCCCTTCACGTCAGCGCTGGACCTGCGCGTCGCCGCGCGCTACGACCACTACAGCGACTTTGGCGGCGACTTCAACCCGGCGCTCAGTCTGCGCTGGCAGCCGCATGAGAATGTCGTGCTGCGCAGCGGCTGGAACACCTCCTTCCGCGCCCCTTCGCTGGCCCAGGTCGGCGCCGGCACCACGCTGGGTTCGGGGGCTTTGCCCTGTTCGCCGGGCAGCGAGTTCTTCCAGAACTTCTGCGGCGGCTTCAGCGGCGATGACGGCTATCTGTCGGAGATCTATGGCAACCCCGATCTTGAAGCCGAGACCTCCAGCGCTTGGTATCTGGGCAGCGCCTTCAGCTTCGGCGAGCGCACCACGCTGACCCTGGACTACTGGAACTTCGACCAGAAGAACCTCGTCGACATCGACGATCTCGAGCTCTTCCGCCGCGCGCTCACCGACCCCTCGCTGGTCTCGCGCACGGCCGAACTGCCCAGCGGTCGACTGGGCATCGGCATCCGTAACGGTCGCATCGGCGGCAACGTCGAGCAGGTCAATCTGCAGCTGATCAACGTGGGCCGGCAGCGCACTGACGGCATCGACATCGGATTCGAGCATCGCTTCGATGAGCGCGGCTGGGGACGTCTGCGCCTCATCGCCGATGCGACCTGGTTCAATAGCTTCGAGCGCAGCGAATCCTGCGGCGGCAGCGACAGCCGCCGCGGCGCGGGCACCTGCCGCGATGGCCAGCGCCTGGTCGAGCGGGTCGGCGAGTTCCGCTATCCGGAGTGGACCGTCAACGCCGGCTTCGCCTGGTCGCAGGGCGACCGCTTCGCGCGGCTTTTCGCCAACTACGTCGACGGTTACTTCGATGACGACCAGCGCGATGGCGTTGCCGCGGGGCGTCGCGTGGGCTCGTGGACCACCCTGAACCTGACCCTGGGTCAGGATTTCGGAGCGCACCATTCGCTGAGCCTGACGGTGCGCAACCTCGCCGATCGCGATCCGCCGATCGCGCTGGGCGCCGCCACCAACGTCGACCTCTACAACCACGACACCCTCGGACGGTTCTGGACCTTGAACTACGTCTACCGGCTTTGA
- a CDS encoding cyanophycinase: protein MFGSAAQAREHTTLELAEIEERLFTYCTSDASPRACATGERSAWQQLTDAERTQVLSALEVAQVDARGRRAQEAAHPMLSREPHGADVLKAVVDAAAARSAGRAPRVLIVTASALDPMEAVDFYRSAFTALGAQAEWLPLDAALARAIEADDCALVARRAEVLGLHAREQVYPDLHALQQETCEQPETLEARIASAQAVFFAGGDQWRLRQALFAPNGDALPWLQTLRKAHARGDLVVGGTSAGAAVQSAAAMLTNGSPASALRAPARNAAPPEPGCARAGLCSAQDEDRLSYWAEGGLGLAADSIVDTHFSERAREPRLLRLLAQTGARLGYGADEASALRVDTRGDIRTITALGREGGWVFLRDAATTSDALVAQVFHLGPGARLRIDAQRSALDEASSVSCLDSDASDQLGADAEERALRPGQPTVQADRHRSARAGGALEPGATRAAARRLAQCGLDAIELPAERGRLIIERTPETRVVLASTGLGIGPLRLRWTQD from the coding sequence GTGTTTGGCAGCGCCGCACAGGCCCGCGAACACACAACCCTCGAACTCGCCGAGATCGAAGAGCGACTGTTCACTTACTGCACTTCGGATGCTTCGCCCAGAGCATGCGCGACGGGCGAGCGCAGCGCATGGCAGCAGCTGACCGACGCCGAACGCACGCAGGTGCTGAGTGCTCTGGAGGTCGCCCAGGTCGACGCCCGCGGCCGCCGCGCACAGGAAGCCGCGCACCCCATGCTGTCGCGCGAGCCGCACGGCGCAGACGTTCTGAAGGCAGTGGTCGATGCCGCGGCCGCGCGCAGCGCCGGTCGCGCACCGCGCGTACTGATCGTCACCGCTTCCGCTCTGGATCCGATGGAGGCGGTCGACTTCTACCGCTCCGCGTTCACCGCACTGGGTGCCCAAGCCGAGTGGCTGCCGCTCGACGCGGCGCTCGCCCGCGCCATCGAGGCGGACGACTGCGCGCTGGTCGCGCGCCGCGCCGAGGTGCTGGGGCTGCACGCGCGCGAGCAGGTCTACCCGGATCTGCACGCACTGCAGCAGGAGACATGCGAACAGCCAGAGACCCTCGAAGCGCGGATCGCGTCCGCACAGGCCGTGTTCTTCGCGGGCGGCGACCAGTGGCGCCTGCGTCAGGCCTTGTTCGCGCCGAACGGTGACGCCCTGCCCTGGCTGCAGACCTTGCGCAAGGCGCATGCGCGGGGTGATCTCGTCGTCGGCGGCACCAGCGCCGGCGCGGCCGTGCAGTCGGCGGCCGCCATGCTCACCAACGGCAGCCCGGCCTCGGCCCTGCGTGCACCGGCCCGCAACGCGGCGCCGCCCGAGCCCGGCTGCGCGCGCGCGGGCCTGTGCAGCGCGCAGGACGAAGACCGTCTGAGCTACTGGGCCGAGGGCGGCCTCGGGCTCGCCGCCGACTCCATCGTCGACACCCATTTCTCGGAGCGCGCGCGCGAGCCGCGGCTGCTGCGCCTGCTGGCGCAGACGGGGGCGCGCCTGGGCTACGGCGCCGATGAGGCCAGCGCGCTGCGCGTTGACACCCGCGGCGACATCCGCACGATCACCGCCCTGGGCCGCGAGGGCGGCTGGGTCTTCCTGCGCGATGCTGCGACCACGTCCGACGCGCTCGTGGCGCAGGTCTTCCATCTCGGGCCGGGAGCGCGCCTGCGGATCGACGCTCAGCGCAGCGCGCTCGACGAGGCCTCAAGCGTGTCCTGCCTCGATAGCGACGCGTCTGACCAACTCGGTGCCGATGCCGAAGAGCGCGCGTTGCGCCCGGGGCAACCGACCGTGCAGGCAGATCGACACCGCTCGGCCCGCGCTGGCGGCGCATTGGAGCCGGGCGCCACGCGCGCCGCGGCGCGGCGGCTGGCGCAGTGCGGCCTGGACGCCATAGAACTGCCGGCCGAGCGCGGGCGACTGATCATCGAGCGCACCCCTGAAACGCGAGTCGTCCTGGCGTCGACCGGGCTCGGCATTGGCCCCCTTCGCCTACGCTGGACGCAAGACTGA
- a CDS encoding serine/threonine protein kinase, whose product MTAIDWPEVRRLFDVVCELPPEQWREALSAAGASEPVATEVLSLCDAQTRGIGLPQPVAALLANLDPELAPGTRLGPWRILGTLAEGGMGRVYRAERADGQYQLQVAIKRLRALGQPGENLMLVRERQILADLAHPNIARLLDGGTSPNGQPHLVMEFIEGERIDQWCRAQSLDLPARLRLFQQVCRAVAHAHRHLVLHCDLKPSNILVRNDGSPVLLDFGIARLAGSADAQGQGYMTPRYASPEQRRGEALSAASDIYSLGLILSELVAPTAEDPQGTPSTTTSPTQPPSSRARRSGLPWARRLRGDLDAIVMRACAIEPEQRYASAGALAEDIERYFQRRPVTPRAQHRGYRLRRLLQRRWPAFAAGAVLLALVLGFTLSLQRQLQRAQAAERAARIEAESNRETVDFLLAVFEHADPEAGERAATTARDLVDAARVELEQSLAGQPRLKLRLGVTLGRIYDRIGLPAESLALLRMVEALAPADLEVTERLLLMDSLAHALNSLGQRPEAMRIAEAASALAQAQLSPGHPALANALNMQGLLLDADRRSADAEPLLKRALDIRLAAFGEQNIETAATLHNLGLVARRLGRLDEAEAWLQRSLTAKRALLPEANPRVLTSLEVLASVYRDRGELARAVEGFQRQRELRVRAHGADSVRVANITNELGTGLQDLGRYAEAEAAYREALRINLRLRGADSLDTAVVMNNLASLLEDRGDLAGAEPLLRDSLRIRIASLGAEHQATARAHNNLGRLLMLRGELAAARIELERALQLRQRQLQPPHVELLGSHLQLARLALREARPEAARAAFAEAQAQFEALDSRDPLLRLRVLQADAELALGLDEPQRARAAFDAALAIAGEALPEGHPRWAELILLRAQAFPPTSAEREALLRARQGLAAALVPHAPLLQDASSR is encoded by the coding sequence GTGACCGCGATCGATTGGCCCGAGGTGCGCCGGCTGTTCGATGTGGTGTGCGAGCTTCCGCCCGAGCAGTGGCGCGAGGCCCTGAGCGCGGCCGGTGCCAGCGAGCCCGTGGCCACCGAAGTGCTGTCGCTGTGCGATGCGCAAACCCGCGGCATCGGCCTGCCGCAGCCGGTGGCGGCGCTGCTCGCCAATCTCGACCCCGAGCTGGCGCCCGGCACGCGGCTGGGGCCCTGGCGCATTCTCGGCACGCTTGCCGAAGGCGGCATGGGCCGCGTGTATCGGGCCGAGCGTGCTGACGGTCAGTACCAGCTGCAGGTGGCGATCAAGCGCCTGCGCGCCCTGGGGCAGCCGGGCGAGAACCTGATGCTGGTGCGCGAGCGGCAGATCCTCGCGGACCTCGCCCATCCGAACATCGCTCGCCTGCTTGACGGCGGCACCAGTCCCAACGGCCAGCCGCATCTGGTGATGGAGTTCATCGAGGGTGAACGCATCGATCAATGGTGCCGCGCGCAGTCGCTCGATCTGCCGGCGCGGCTGCGCCTGTTCCAGCAGGTCTGCCGCGCCGTTGCGCACGCCCATCGGCATCTGGTGCTCCACTGCGATCTGAAGCCTTCGAACATCCTGGTGCGGAACGATGGCTCGCCGGTGCTGCTCGATTTCGGGATCGCCCGGCTGGCCGGCAGCGCCGATGCGCAGGGCCAGGGCTACATGACCCCACGCTACGCGAGCCCCGAGCAGAGGCGCGGTGAGGCGCTGTCTGCGGCCAGCGACATCTACAGTCTCGGTCTGATCCTGTCCGAACTGGTCGCGCCGACTGCGGAAGACCCGCAGGGCACGCCTTCAACCACCACGTCGCCGACCCAGCCGCCCAGCAGCCGCGCGCGACGCAGTGGATTGCCCTGGGCACGCCGCCTGCGCGGTGATCTCGACGCCATCGTGATGCGGGCCTGCGCGATCGAGCCGGAGCAGCGCTACGCCAGCGCCGGAGCGCTGGCCGAGGACATCGAGCGCTACTTCCAGCGACGGCCGGTGACGCCGCGAGCACAGCATCGCGGGTACCGGCTGCGTCGTCTGCTGCAGCGACGCTGGCCGGCGTTCGCGGCGGGCGCCGTGCTGCTCGCGCTGGTGCTGGGTTTCACGCTCAGCCTGCAGCGGCAGCTGCAGCGCGCCCAGGCGGCCGAGCGCGCGGCGCGCATCGAAGCGGAGAGCAACCGCGAGACCGTCGACTTTCTGCTGGCAGTGTTCGAGCATGCCGACCCCGAGGCCGGTGAGCGCGCCGCCACCACGGCGCGCGATCTTGTGGATGCCGCGCGCGTTGAGCTGGAGCAGAGCCTCGCGGGCCAGCCGCGGCTCAAGCTGCGGCTGGGGGTGACGCTCGGCCGCATCTACGACCGCATCGGTCTGCCCGCGGAGTCGCTCGCTCTGCTGCGGATGGTCGAGGCCCTGGCGCCTGCGGACCTTGAAGTCACCGAGCGTCTGCTGCTCATGGACTCTTTGGCGCACGCACTCAATTCGCTGGGACAGCGCCCTGAGGCCATGCGCATCGCTGAAGCCGCGAGTGCGCTGGCGCAGGCACAGCTGTCGCCTGGGCATCCCGCACTCGCCAACGCCCTGAACATGCAGGGCCTGCTGCTGGATGCCGATCGTCGCAGTGCGGACGCGGAGCCCCTGCTCAAACGTGCGCTGGACATCCGCCTCGCAGCCTTCGGCGAGCAGAACATCGAGACGGCCGCCACCCTTCACAATCTCGGCCTCGTCGCGCGACGGCTTGGCCGTCTCGACGAGGCTGAGGCCTGGCTGCAGCGCTCATTGACGGCCAAGCGCGCGCTGCTGCCCGAGGCGAATCCGCGCGTGTTGACCAGCCTTGAGGTTCTGGCCAGCGTCTATCGCGATCGTGGCGAGCTGGCGCGCGCGGTCGAAGGCTTCCAGCGCCAGCGCGAGCTGCGCGTGCGTGCGCACGGTGCCGACAGCGTCCGCGTCGCCAACATCACCAACGAACTTGGCACCGGTCTGCAGGACCTCGGGCGCTACGCCGAAGCGGAGGCCGCCTATCGCGAGGCCCTGCGCATCAACCTTCGGCTTCGCGGCGCCGACTCCCTCGATACCGCCGTGGTGATGAATAATCTCGCCAGCCTGCTGGAAGATCGAGGCGATCTGGCCGGCGCCGAGCCGCTGCTGCGCGATTCCCTGCGCATCCGCATTGCGTCGCTCGGCGCCGAACATCAGGCCACTGCCCGCGCCCACAACAACCTGGGGCGCCTGCTGATGCTGCGCGGCGAACTCGCGGCGGCGCGAATCGAGCTGGAGCGCGCGCTGCAGCTGCGCCAGCGCCAGCTGCAGCCGCCTCACGTGGAGCTGTTGGGCAGTCACCTGCAGCTCGCGCGCCTGGCACTGCGCGAGGCGCGTCCAGAGGCCGCGCGTGCGGCCTTCGCCGAAGCGCAGGCGCAGTTCGAAGCGCTGGATTCGCGCGATCCGCTGCTGAGACTGCGGGTGCTCCAGGCCGACGCTGAACTCGCCCTGGGGCTCGACGAGCCTCAGCGCGCGCGCGCCGCTTTCGATGCCGCCCTTGCCATCGCCGGCGAGGCCTTGCCCGAGGGGCATCCGCGCTGGGCCGAGCTGATCCTGCTGCGTGCGCAGGCCTTCCCGCCGACGTCGGCGGAGCGCGAGGCCCTGCTGCGTGCGCGACAGGGGCTTGCGGCCGCGCTGGTGCCGCACGCGCCCCTGCTGCAGGACGCCTCCTCGCGCTGA
- a CDS encoding alpha/beta fold hydrolase translates to MLALPVLLYVALGALAPQWLLQQALRLDAWRSGAERIELEVDGERWVLLARGAVDPEQPVWLLLHGFTGSKENWLPLLRALPEGVPVLMPDLPGWGESPRRADANYGYVAQAERVAALVQQLDLRKVHLVGHSMGGGIAALVAARHPQRLRSVALISASGVRFRDNAFGQAVLRGEHPFGVATVDELDAYLALVFREPPLLPWPLKSALVERRIADVDFEREVLAAIAQGPEAFLPGESSTAIALPALVLGCAADPVVDPSAAELYARQIPGALRIELEGCAHMPMMEQPEAVAAALSQFAEDHR, encoded by the coding sequence CTGCTGGCGCTGCCCGTTCTGCTGTACGTCGCGCTGGGCGCGCTGGCGCCGCAGTGGCTGCTGCAGCAGGCGCTGCGTCTGGATGCCTGGCGCAGCGGCGCCGAACGTATCGAACTGGAGGTGGACGGCGAGCGCTGGGTGCTTCTGGCCCGCGGCGCGGTCGATCCCGAACAGCCGGTATGGCTGCTGCTGCACGGCTTCACCGGCAGCAAGGAGAACTGGCTGCCGCTGCTGCGCGCGCTGCCGGAGGGGGTGCCGGTGCTGATGCCCGACCTGCCGGGTTGGGGCGAGTCGCCGCGTCGTGCCGACGCCAACTACGGCTATGTCGCACAGGCCGAGCGCGTCGCTGCGCTTGTCCAACAGCTTGATCTGCGGAAGGTGCATCTGGTCGGCCATTCGATGGGCGGTGGCATCGCCGCGCTGGTCGCCGCGCGGCATCCGCAGCGTCTGCGTTCGGTGGCGCTGATCAGCGCATCAGGCGTGCGCTTTCGCGACAACGCCTTCGGTCAGGCGGTGCTGCGCGGCGAGCATCCGTTCGGCGTGGCTACGGTCGACGAGCTCGACGCCTATCTCGCCCTGGTCTTCCGCGAGCCGCCGCTTCTGCCTTGGCCGCTGAAGTCGGCGCTGGTCGAGCGTCGAATCGCCGATGTCGATTTCGAGCGTGAGGTGCTCGCAGCCATCGCCCAGGGGCCCGAGGCCTTCCTCCCCGGCGAGTCGTCCACCGCCATCGCCCTGCCTGCCCTGGTGCTGGGCTGCGCCGCTGATCCGGTGGTAGACCCGAGCGCGGCCGAGCTGTATGCGCGGCAAATCCCCGGGGCGTTGCGCATCGAACTCGAGGGCTGCGCGCACATGCCGATGATGGAGCAGCCGGAGGCGGTCGCGGCGGCGCTTTCGCAGTTCGCGGAGGACCACCGGTGA